A part of Scylla paramamosain isolate STU-SP2022 chromosome 24, ASM3559412v1, whole genome shotgun sequence genomic DNA contains:
- the LOC135112574 gene encoding mitotic-spindle organizing protein 1-like → MSTPDSSVVTAKETFQILMEMSKLLNTRLDETTLALCVRLCDNGANPESLAKVVNELMRVKNEMNVTNTTQGRGGTGT, encoded by the exons ATGTCGACACCAGACAGCTCTGTAGTGACGGCAAAAGAGACGTTTCAGATATTGATGGAGATGTCGAAGCTTCTTAACACAA GACTGGACGAGACGACCCTGGctctgtgtgtgcgtctgtgtgacAACGGCGCCAACCCAGAGTCCCTGGCGAAGGTGGTGAATGAGCTGATGAGGGTCAAGAATGAGATGAACGTCACAAACACCACACAGGGGAGGGGCGGGACTGGCACTTAA